The sequence GCGAGTCAGCTCATGGTAACTATGATGTACACAGGATACCTGAATTTACCTGATGTTATATTTCCCACTTGGTAACAAGGTACCGTATTTCTTCGCAAATTCTGGGAATCCAAACAACTGACCCATCAAAGAATAATCGTACGACTCCATGATCAGTGTGCAAGTCATTAACGCCGACCACATGACGGCCCATCGGTATTTCTTCAGACCCTCCTTGACAGACATGGCAGCTTGACGAGCGGCATCCTCTCGAGCTCTGTTGATCCGCTCTGATTGTTCTGCAGAAAGGTTCGCGTTATACTGAACTTgctttccatctttctgaGAAGGACTGAAAGATAAAACGGATTCGTTACGATTTTTCAACACTTGAGGTGTTTCGTCCATGTTCGGCAATTTAATTTTTAGATTTCTGCGTCTTGGACAAAGGATTGACCAAAAAAAACACATTTTATATAGGTAGGATCCCGTGGAGCTGAAGCCGCGGTGACATCCATTCCTTATCTCTACCTGGATAGTCGTTTGTCTTGGCAAATCCAGAAGCGCCGGCAAGCGTTCAGTTGTAATTGCATGCCGCCGGCGACACACTTTTGGGGTTTGTCGTCCGATTCCTTATCTCTGCCTGCATTTTCATTTGGGGAAAAGCCGCAAGCGCTGGCCTGGAAGCGTTGACGTCTAATCACTATCACATGCCAAGCATCGTACATTAAGCGCGACAGTCTGCTTTCACGCCATACGTACAACTCTTGCGCCCATCGCTTACGTCCCCCGCCTCCGGCCAGCGTCTAGCACTTGCATGACGTTGAATAAGAACTGGGTTGGGTTGATATAAACGAGTTTCTTCCTGTATCCATTGGGCTGGCCACATCTCGTAGCATCAATAGCAGCAGACATGGATTCTAATGCCGATTTTACCAAGAGAAAGCTCTGGGGGTGAGTGATTAGTGTACAAACTACATGATACTACGCTGACGAAGCTGTTAGAGGCCGGTTCACTGGGACAACTGATCCTTTGTGAGTATGCGGCATTTTCCGCATTGCAAGAAACTACAGACAGCTTGTGCTGATGCATGGCATGTAGGATGCACAAGTTTAACGCCTCCATCGGTTATACTAAGAAACTCTACAAAGTCGATCTGAGACAATCTGTCGCTTATTCAAAAGCATTGAAACTTGCTGGCATACTCAATGCTGATGAGGCTGAAGAGTTGAAGAGGggtcttcatcttgttgagaaggaatgggaagatggtGTGGTGAGCCTGACTAATCAAGATTGAAGCTTATCCCCTAACCATTAGTTCAATATATCATCGGACGACGAAGACATCTTCACGGCAAATGAGAGAAGACTATCGGAAATCATTGGTTCCGGGATCGGAGGCAAGCTGCATACAGGCAGAAGTAGAAACGATCAGACGGCCACAGACGCACGAATGTGGTTGGTGAGTGATAGCACTTCTCCATATGGAGGTACCTGGACTTATCTCACATGGCTGATCCATGTCTGTTAGCTCGATCAGATCGGAGACACTAAGGCCtatctgattgatctgatcaatgTGATGACCTCGCgagctgaaaaagaagtgGACGCTTTGATGCCCGGTTACACACATCTCCAGGTAAGTAGGTCTTATCAGAATAGGCCAGGTACAAAGCACTAACGTGCAAACCCTTTTCCCAGAAAGCTCAACCCGTGCGATGGTCGCATTGGTTACTCAGTCACGCTCACGCACTTTTATCAGATGTACAACGACTTAGTCAACTCATCCCGCGTATATCTGTGCTCCCGCTTGGATCCGGGGCGATGGCAGGCAACCCATACGGACTTGATCGCGAACTTCTAGCCAAGGAGCTGGGTTTCAGATCCGTTGGTCAGAATTCGATGTATATGGTGTGGGACAGAGACTTTGTCGTGGAGTTCCTGCAATGGAGTTCGCTCTTGACCAATCATTTTAGTCGATTTGCGGAGGATCTAATTATATACAGTTCTGGGGAGTTTGGCTTCGTTACCATTTCTGACGCATACAGGTAGGCGTGCTTTCCGCCTTGATGCGctgagagatgaaagcgaGGTTGACCTAATGGCAAATAGTACCGGGTCATCTATTATGCCTCAGAAAAAAAACCCAGTATGTAGTGATTCACCAGCGAGTGGCCGTAAATCAGGCTAACTCCACTCAGGACTCTCTCGAGTTGCTTCGAGGCAAATCAGGCCGAATCTTTGGTCAAGTGAGACCTCTCCTACGTCACTGTACCTTACGCACTTGTAGCTGACGTTTGGTCTGGCGCAGATGGCAGGCTTAATGATGACTATGAAAGGGATTCCCACGACGTACAACAAGGACATGCAGGAAGATAAAGAACCTATGTTCGACTGTGCAACGACTGTTCAAGATTGTATCAGGATCGCCGAGGGAGTCATCGCTACCCTTGATGTTCGTCTCCTTTTGATCTCAACGAGGTTCTGTGTGCTGACCTATGAGTTGGTATTGTTAGATCAATccagagaagatgagagccGCGCTGTCGGAAGATATGCTAGCCACCGATTTAGCTGATTATCTTGTCCGAAAGGGAGTGAGTGAAAAGCTGTCGCGAAACGGTTGACCCGCAAGCTTGATCTGATATATGTGACGCACTGGCAGGTGCCATTCCGGGAAACTCATCATATTTCCGGTCGAGCCGTTGCTATGGCGGAGAAGGAGAACATACGCCTCTCAGAAATCACGTTCGCTCAGTACTTGACTCTCAGTGACCAGTTCACGGAGGACGTGTATTCGGTATTCGATTATGAGAACAGTGTCGAGAAAAGAAACGTCACAGGCGGACCAAGCAGAAAAGGGATTGCCACCCAGGTTCAGTATATACGAGCAGCCCTCGGAGATATTGAATAAGAACAACCCTAGCGGGACTTGCCGTACACACAGTATGTATTGCTCCgcgaatgaagatgaagatgaaaacatgACTCCAGCATAGATGGAAGATATTGCTGCCTTAGTCGTTGGTGCTGAGGGTTTTGTGTTTTGTAATAGTGGAATCAGTCCTATGAGTGTAGTGCCGGAGACAACGACATATGAAACACAGATGTATCTGGTTACGTGTCTATAATGATGAACCTCCGCATTCTTTTCCGATGTATAGTTGTCACCTCCTCCTGTAAGAGTGTGTTTACCAAGCATTTGTGTGTTGCTCTCATCTGTCACGCACGGGGGTTTTTGTTGTCCAAAGGGAAGGACGCATGTCTCTGGCTTGTCAGGATACTAGGGCAAAGGAAGGTGTAAACTGGATACTACTAGAACCAGAATAGAACTGTGACCAATGAGGGTACTTGAGGCTATGACTCAACTGTGTGACTTGTTGACTGTAGTGAGACTTATTCAACAAGAATCATAGCTGGGGAAAAGTATAAAACATAACTCTGGAATTGGGCACTATTTATACCTTGCAGAATCCAGGGTTTCCATTATTCTGTGGGTTACAGTCGAGTCTTACGGTTGGGTC comes from Kwoniella shivajii chromosome 9, complete sequence and encodes:
- a CDS encoding argininosuccinate lyase codes for the protein MDSNADFTKRKLWGGRFTGTTDPLMHKFNASIGYTKKLYKVDLRQSVAYSKALKLAGILNADEAEELKRGLHLVEKEWEDGVFNISSDDEDIFTANERRLSEIIGSGIGGKLHTGRSRNDQTATDARMWLLDQIGDTKAYLIDLINVMTSRAEKEVDALMPGYTHLQKAQPVRWSHWLLSHAHALLSDVQRLSQLIPRISVLPLGSGAMAGNPYGLDRELLAKELGFRSVGQNSMYMVWDRDFVVEFLQWSSLLTNHFSRFAEDLIIYSSGEFGFVTISDAYSTGSSIMPQKKNPDSLELLRGKSGRIFGQMAGLMMTMKGIPTTYNKDMQEDKEPMFDCATTVQDCIRIAEGVIATLDINPEKMRAALSEDMLATDLADYLVRKGVPFRETHHISGRAVAMAEKENIRLSEITFAQYLTLSDQFTEDVYSVFDYENSVEKRNVTGGPSRKGIATQVQYIRAALGDIE